Proteins from a genomic interval of Cytophagia bacterium CHB2:
- a CDS encoding thioredoxin-dependent thiol peroxidase, protein MPTLTLRTKKNGVKRIAENSAAFKKANLRQKALTDKKSLSKINVSALESLNGTTLKIGQPAPDFMLLDDRGNQVRLSDYRGKKVVLYFYPEDDTPACTKEACAFRDNFGDIQLNGAVVLGVSADSVTSHYKFKTKYQLNFPLLSDVERNVLRAYGVWQEKTMFGRTYMGVVRSTFIIDEHGKIAKIFSKVKIDGHVAQVLAAL, encoded by the coding sequence ATGCCAACTCTAACCTTGAGAACCAAGAAAAACGGCGTAAAAAGAATCGCCGAAAACAGCGCGGCTTTCAAAAAAGCGAATTTGCGGCAAAAGGCGCTCACCGATAAGAAATCTTTGAGTAAAATCAACGTTTCGGCATTGGAAAGCCTCAATGGAACGACTCTCAAAATCGGCCAGCCCGCTCCGGATTTCATGCTGCTGGATGATCGCGGCAACCAGGTTCGCTTGTCGGATTACCGCGGCAAGAAAGTCGTGTTGTATTTCTATCCCGAAGACGACACGCCGGCATGCACCAAAGAAGCCTGCGCATTCCGCGATAACTTTGGCGACATTCAGCTCAACGGTGCGGTGGTGTTGGGTGTCAGCGCCGACTCAGTGACTTCCCATTACAAATTCAAAACGAAATATCAATTGAATTTCCCCTTGTTGAGCGACGTGGAACGGAACGTGTTGCGGGCTTATGGCGTTTGGCAGGAAAAAACCATGTTCGGCCGGACCTACATGGGCGTGGTGCGCTCGACCTTCATCATTGATGAACACGGGAAAATCGCCAAAATCTTTTCCAAGGTGAAAATTGATGGGCATGTGGCGCAGGTGCTGGCCGCGTTGTAG